A section of the Pseudomonas flavescens genome encodes:
- the cgtA gene encoding Obg family GTPase CgtA, producing MKFVDEVSISVKAGDGGNGMMSFRREKFIENGGPNGGDGGDGGSIFIEAMANLNTLVDYRYTRRFQAPNGEKGGSTDCTGAKGEDLILPVPIGTTVIDAGTQEVIGDLTKAGQRLLVAQGGWHGLGNTRFKSSTNRAPRQTTPGKPGDARDLKLELKVLADVGLLGLPNAGKSTFIRSVSAAKPKVADYPFTTLVPNLGVVSVDRYKSFVVADIPGLIEGASDGAGLGIRFLKHLSRTRLLLHLVDMAPMDLTDPAEAAAVIVAELTKFSPSLAERERWLVLNKADQILDEEQEARIAEIVARIEWTGPVYVVSALARQGTEQLCYDIMDFLEARAERIQENPEYAAELAELDTRIEDEARAQLQALDDKRALRRSGVRPVAEAEEDDSFWDEEDEDDGPEIIYVRD from the coding sequence ATGAAATTCGTCGATGAAGTATCGATTTCTGTAAAGGCTGGTGATGGTGGTAACGGCATGATGAGCTTCCGTCGTGAGAAGTTCATCGAGAACGGTGGCCCCAACGGTGGTGATGGTGGTGATGGCGGCTCGATCTTTATCGAGGCGATGGCCAACCTCAATACCTTGGTGGACTACCGCTACACCCGTCGCTTCCAGGCGCCCAATGGTGAGAAGGGTGGCAGCACCGATTGCACCGGTGCCAAAGGTGAAGATCTCATTCTGCCAGTGCCGATTGGCACCACGGTGATCGACGCTGGTACCCAGGAAGTGATTGGTGACCTGACCAAGGCCGGACAGCGCCTGCTGGTCGCTCAGGGTGGCTGGCATGGTCTGGGCAATACCCGCTTCAAATCCAGTACCAACCGTGCGCCGCGGCAGACCACGCCAGGCAAGCCGGGTGATGCGCGTGACCTCAAGCTGGAGTTGAAGGTGCTGGCGGACGTCGGTCTGCTTGGCCTGCCCAATGCTGGCAAGAGCACCTTTATCCGTTCGGTTTCGGCGGCCAAGCCGAAGGTCGCCGATTACCCCTTCACCACGCTGGTGCCGAATCTGGGGGTGGTGAGTGTCGATCGTTACAAGAGCTTCGTGGTCGCCGACATTCCGGGTCTGATCGAAGGTGCTTCCGACGGTGCGGGCCTGGGGATTCGCTTCCTCAAGCATTTGTCGCGTACTCGCTTGCTGCTGCATCTTGTCGACATGGCTCCAATGGACCTGACCGATCCGGCCGAAGCGGCTGCCGTCATCGTCGCCGAGCTGACCAAGTTCAGTCCGTCGCTGGCGGAGCGTGAGCGCTGGCTGGTGCTGAACAAGGCCGACCAGATCCTCGATGAGGAGCAGGAGGCGCGGATCGCCGAGATCGTTGCGCGGATCGAGTGGACTGGACCTGTGTATGTGGTATCCGCCCTGGCGCGGCAGGGCACCGAGCAGCTGTGTTATGACATCATGGACTTCCTCGAGGCGCGCGCTGAGCGCATCCAGGAGAATCCAGAATATGCCGCCGAGCTGGCCGAGCTCGATACCCGTATCGAAGATGAGGCGCGCGCTCAGTTGCAGGCGCTGGATGACAAGCGCGCGCTGCGCCGCTCCGGTGTGCGGCCTGTCGCTGAAGCTGAAGAGGATGACAGCTTCTGGGACGAGGAAGATGAAGACGATGGCCCGGAAATCATTTACGTCCGGGACTGA
- the rpsT gene encoding 30S ribosomal protein S20, producing MANTPSAKKRAKQAEKRRSHNASLRSMVRTYIKNVVKAIDAKDHEKAQAAYVLAVPVIDRMADKGIIHKNKAARHKSRLNGHVKALSQAAA from the coding sequence GTGGCCAATACACCTTCTGCCAAAAAACGCGCAAAACAGGCTGAGAAGCGTCGTAGCCATAACGCCAGCCTGCGCTCCATGGTTCGTACCTACATCAAGAACGTAGTCAAGGCTATCGACGCCAAAGACCACGAAAAAGCACAAGCTGCTTACGTTCTGGCTGTGCCTGTTATCGACCGTATGGCCGACAAAGGCATCATCCACAAGAACAAGGCCGCTCGTCACAAGAGCCGCCTGAACGGTCACGTAAAAGCACTCAGCCAAGCTGCTGCTTAA
- a CDS encoding PA4570 family protein gives MTYLIDAWLDRPHPYLRILHRETGEVCAVLEEEALDELRKQGDLDLHELNSSEPLVLKELVRSLFLYCYARALRP, from the coding sequence ATGACTTACTTGATAGACGCCTGGCTGGATCGCCCTCACCCCTATCTGCGCATCCTGCACCGGGAAACGGGCGAAGTCTGCGCCGTTCTCGAAGAAGAAGCGCTGGATGAACTGCGTAAACAGGGTGATCTGGATCTGCACGAGCTGAATTCCAGCGAGCCACTGGTGCTCAAGGAACTGGTCCGCAGTTTGTTCCTGTACTGCTACGCCCGGGCCTTGCGCCCGTGA
- a CDS encoding DUF6482 family protein, translating into MTLPELLRAARDGAVSELELISLEGGIYLLQIVASQRRCHLLDDAGRNLRLRSVEHARDLLQELPEVPLFLVHASAYDEMCGLPGGTRDALRVPVSLRSRW; encoded by the coding sequence ATGACTCTGCCCGAATTGCTGCGCGCGGCTCGCGATGGTGCGGTAAGCGAACTCGAACTGATTTCTCTGGAAGGGGGGATCTACCTGTTGCAGATCGTCGCTAGCCAGCGGCGCTGTCATCTCCTCGATGACGCCGGCCGCAACCTGCGCTTGCGCTCCGTGGAACACGCCAGGGACCTGCTGCAGGAACTGCCCGAGGTGCCGCTTTTTCTGGTGCATGCCTCGGCGTACGACGAGATGTGTGGCCTGCCAGGCGGAACCCGTGACGCGCTGCGTGTGCCTGTCAGCCTGCGCAGCCGCTGGTGA
- a CDS encoding methyl-accepting chemotaxis protein encodes MWSRGLDIGKRAGLAFALLAALLLGLGLFALSQMNRMDSASDQIRDNWLPSLITAEGLATNIGRIRALTLRSVLLTDEAERQSTLGTIDGLVKAVPGQFDAYAKLVSSPQEQALLDQLHKAYDEYSNLQQQVVGAARAGRIDEATRLANGPLSTYADGLAAAIKSISSFNNDGAIQSTDASQAAFDDAQQMVIATLVASLALTVLLAVVLTRSIVVPLGESLRVAEVIAAGDLTQSIQVKGTDEPARLMTALQVMQKNLHAAIQSISDSSNQLASASEELHAVTEDSTRGLHQQNTEIEQAATAVNEMTAAVEEVARNAVSTSEASQASNSTALRGREQVRETVESISQLTRDVTATSSEVEQLAERIREISKVLDVIRSIAEQTNLLALNAAIEAARAGDAGRGFAVVADEVRALAHRTQQSTQEIEGMIGGIQVGTEKTVAAMQNSNDRARSTLEVAKGAGSALEQITEAIAMINERNLVIASASEEQAQVAREVDRNLVNIRDLSLQTSAGANQTSAASQELSRLAVDLNTLVARFRI; translated from the coding sequence ATGTGGTCGAGAGGATTGGATATAGGAAAGCGCGCCGGCCTGGCATTCGCATTGCTGGCAGCCCTGCTGCTAGGGCTCGGGCTTTTCGCGCTGTCGCAGATGAATCGCATGGACAGCGCCTCGGACCAGATCCGCGACAACTGGTTACCGTCACTGATCACCGCCGAAGGCCTGGCCACCAACATAGGCCGCATCCGTGCCCTGACGCTACGCAGCGTACTACTGACCGACGAAGCCGAACGGCAGAGCACCCTCGGCACCATCGACGGCCTGGTGAAGGCGGTTCCGGGACAGTTCGACGCCTACGCCAAACTGGTCAGCTCGCCCCAGGAGCAGGCACTGCTCGATCAGCTTCATAAAGCCTACGACGAATACTCCAACCTGCAGCAGCAGGTAGTCGGCGCGGCGCGCGCCGGGCGCATCGACGAAGCCACGCGCCTGGCCAATGGCCCGCTGTCCACCTATGCCGACGGGCTGGCGGCAGCGATCAAGAGCATTTCCAGCTTCAATAATGACGGCGCCATACAATCCACGGACGCCAGTCAGGCCGCCTTCGATGACGCACAACAAATGGTCATCGCCACCCTGGTCGCCAGCCTGGCACTGACCGTACTGCTGGCCGTGGTGCTGACCCGCAGCATCGTCGTGCCACTGGGCGAATCGCTGCGCGTCGCCGAAGTCATCGCGGCTGGCGACCTGACGCAAAGCATCCAAGTGAAGGGCACGGATGAGCCGGCTCGCCTGATGACCGCCCTGCAGGTCATGCAGAAGAACCTGCACGCCGCCATCCAGAGCATTTCCGACTCCTCGAACCAGCTGGCGTCCGCCTCCGAAGAACTGCATGCGGTCACCGAAGACTCCACGCGCGGCCTGCATCAGCAGAATACCGAAATCGAACAGGCCGCCACCGCGGTCAACGAGATGACTGCCGCCGTGGAAGAAGTGGCGCGCAACGCGGTAAGCACCTCGGAAGCCTCCCAGGCATCGAACAGCACAGCCCTGAGGGGCCGCGAGCAGGTACGTGAAACCGTCGAGTCGATCAGCCAGCTGACCCGAGACGTAACCGCCACATCCAGTGAAGTGGAACAGCTCGCCGAGCGGATTCGCGAAATCAGCAAGGTGCTCGACGTGATTCGCTCCATCGCCGAGCAAACCAACCTGCTCGCCCTCAACGCAGCCATCGAAGCGGCACGAGCCGGCGATGCCGGGCGCGGATTCGCCGTGGTCGCCGACGAGGTTCGCGCACTGGCGCACCGCACTCAGCAGTCGACCCAGGAAATCGAGGGCATGATCGGCGGCATTCAGGTGGGCACCGAGAAAACCGTCGCCGCCATGCAGAACAGCAATGACCGGGCACGCTCGACACTGGAAGTAGCGAAAGGCGCAGGCAGCGCGCTGGAGCAGATCACCGAAGCCATCGCCATGATCAACGAACGCAACCTGGTGATCGCCAGCGCCTCGGAGGAGCAGGCTCAGGTCGCCCGGGAAGTCGATCGCAACCTGGTGAACATTCGCGACCTGTCGCTGCAGACATCCGCCGGCGCCAACCAGACTAGTGCAGCCAGCCAGGAACTCTCGCGCCTGGCCGTCGACCTCAACACACTGGTGGCGCGCTTCCGGATCTGA
- the rplU gene encoding 50S ribosomal protein L21, translating to MYAVIVTGGKQYKVTEGEYLKVEKLEIATGEAVTFDRVLLIGNGDDVTIGGPVIEGAKVSAEVVSQGRHDKVTIIKFRRRKHHMKRQGHRQWFTEIKITGIQA from the coding sequence ATGTACGCAGTAATTGTTACTGGTGGCAAGCAATACAAAGTCACCGAAGGCGAATACCTCAAGGTCGAGAAACTGGAAATCGCCACTGGCGAAGCCGTTACTTTCGACCGCGTGTTGCTGATCGGCAACGGTGACGACGTGACCATCGGTGGTCCGGTCATCGAAGGCGCCAAGGTGTCGGCTGAAGTCGTTTCGCAAGGTCGTCACGATAAAGTCACCATCATCAAGTTCCGCCGTCGTAAGCACCACATGAAGCGTCAGGGCCACCGTCAGTGGTTCACTGAGATCAAAATCACCGGTATTCAGGCCTGA
- a CDS encoding TIGR00645 family protein, translating into MERFIENAMYASRWLLAPIYLGLSLGLLALALKFFQEVFHVLPNVFAIAEADLILVLLSLVDMALVGGLLVMVMMSGYENFVSQLDIDEGKEKLSWLGKMDSSSLKMKVAASIVAISSIHLLRVFMDARNHEADHLMWYVIIHMTFVVSAFAMGYLDKLTKH; encoded by the coding sequence ATGGAACGCTTTATCGAAAACGCGATGTACGCATCGCGCTGGCTGCTGGCCCCCATCTATCTAGGTCTGTCGCTTGGCCTGCTGGCGCTGGCACTGAAGTTCTTCCAGGAAGTCTTTCATGTCCTGCCCAACGTTTTCGCCATTGCCGAAGCGGATCTGATTCTGGTGCTGCTGTCGCTGGTCGACATGGCCCTGGTCGGTGGTCTGCTGGTGATGGTGATGATGTCCGGCTACGAGAACTTCGTTTCGCAACTGGATATCGATGAAGGCAAGGAAAAGCTCAGCTGGCTGGGCAAGATGGACTCCAGCTCGCTGAAGATGAAGGTCGCGGCCTCCATCGTGGCCATTTCCTCGATTCACCTGCTGCGGGTATTCATGGACGCACGTAATCACGAAGCCGATCACCTCATGTGGTACGTGATCATCCACATGACGTTCGTCGTTTCAGCCTTCGCCATGGGCTACCTGGACAAGCTGACCAAGCACTGA
- the rpmA gene encoding 50S ribosomal protein L27, with amino-acid sequence MAHKKAGGSTRNGRDSEAKRLGVKMYGGQKIIPGNIIVRQRGTQFHAGYGVGMGKDHTLFAKIEGVIKFEVKGAFGRRYVSVVAA; translated from the coding sequence ATGGCACACAAAAAAGCTGGCGGTAGTACCCGCAACGGTCGCGACTCAGAAGCCAAACGCCTTGGCGTGAAGATGTATGGCGGCCAGAAAATCATTCCTGGCAACATCATCGTGCGTCAGCGCGGCACCCAATTCCACGCTGGTTACGGCGTTGGCATGGGTAAGGATCACACCCTCTTCGCGAAAATCGAAGGCGTGATCAAGTTTGAAGTAAAAGGCGCCTTCGGTCGTCGTTACGTGAGCGTCGTCGCAGCTTAA
- a CDS encoding CreA family protein, with protein sequence MKAGWLGLLCLLPLWVSAEEIGQVSTVFKWVGPNDKIVVEAFDDPKVAGVTCYLSRAKTGGVKGGLGLAEDRAEASIACRQVGPISFAGELKDGEEVFRERTSLVFKTMQVVRFFDQKRNTLVYLVYSDRIIEGSPQNAVTAIPILPWPKAQ encoded by the coding sequence ATGAAGGCAGGATGGCTGGGGTTGTTGTGTCTGTTGCCGCTGTGGGTGTCTGCCGAAGAGATCGGGCAGGTGTCTACCGTCTTCAAGTGGGTGGGGCCTAACGACAAGATCGTGGTCGAGGCCTTCGACGACCCGAAGGTGGCGGGCGTGACCTGTTACCTGTCGCGCGCCAAGACCGGTGGCGTGAAGGGTGGTCTCGGCCTGGCGGAAGACCGCGCCGAGGCATCGATTGCCTGTCGGCAGGTCGGCCCGATCAGCTTCGCCGGTGAGCTCAAGGATGGCGAAGAGGTCTTTCGCGAGCGTACCTCGCTGGTGTTCAAGACCATGCAGGTGGTGCGCTTCTTCGACCAGAAACGCAACACGCTGGTGTATCTGGTCTACAGCGACAGAATCATCGAAGGCAGCCCACAGAATGCGGTGACCGCCATCCCGATTCTGCCCTGGCCGAAAGCGCAGTAA
- the proB gene encoding glutamate 5-kinase has translation MRDKVSGAQRWVVKIGSALLTADGKGLDRGAMAVWVEQMVALRAQGVELVLVSSGAVAAGMSRLGWTARPSAIHELQAAAAIGQMGLVQAWESSFGEHGRRTAQILLTHDDLSDRKRYLNARSTLRTLIDLDVVPVINENDTVVTDGIRFGDNDTLAALVANLVEADLLVILTDRDGMFDADPRNNPDAQLIHEARADDPALDAVAGGVGGALGRGGMQTKLRAARLAARSGAHTVIVGGAIEQVLARLKAGELLGTLLVPERGMLAARKQWLAGHLQTRGTLVLDAGAVKALVSDRKSLLPVGVKAVQGSFRRGEMVVCVAPDGREIARGLANYSALEAQKIIGRPSDDIERLLGYVDETELVHRDNLILV, from the coding sequence ATGCGTGACAAGGTAAGCGGTGCGCAGCGCTGGGTGGTGAAGATTGGCAGTGCCTTGCTGACGGCCGATGGCAAGGGCCTGGATCGCGGCGCCATGGCGGTGTGGGTCGAGCAGATGGTGGCGCTGCGGGCGCAGGGCGTCGAGCTTGTGCTGGTATCGTCCGGCGCGGTGGCGGCGGGCATGAGCCGCCTTGGCTGGACTGCGCGACCGAGTGCCATTCACGAGCTGCAGGCGGCTGCCGCCATCGGTCAGATGGGCCTGGTACAGGCCTGGGAGTCGAGTTTCGGCGAGCACGGTCGGCGCACGGCGCAGATTCTGCTGACCCACGACGACCTGTCCGATCGCAAGCGTTACCTCAATGCGCGCAGTACCTTGCGCACGCTGATCGATCTCGACGTGGTCCCGGTGATCAACGAGAACGATACCGTGGTGACCGACGGCATTCGTTTCGGTGACAACGACACCCTGGCAGCGCTGGTGGCCAACCTGGTAGAGGCCGACCTGCTGGTGATCCTCACCGACCGCGACGGCATGTTCGACGCTGATCCGCGCAACAACCCCGATGCCCAGCTGATCCACGAGGCGCGTGCCGACGATCCGGCGCTGGATGCCGTCGCCGGTGGTGTCGGTGGTGCACTGGGGCGTGGTGGCATGCAGACCAAGTTGCGGGCTGCACGGCTGGCGGCGCGTTCCGGGGCGCATACCGTGATTGTCGGTGGTGCCATCGAGCAGGTGCTGGCGCGGCTCAAGGCCGGCGAGTTGCTCGGTACCCTGCTGGTGCCGGAGCGCGGCATGCTGGCGGCGCGCAAGCAGTGGCTGGCGGGGCATCTGCAGACGCGCGGTACGCTGGTGCTGGATGCCGGTGCGGTGAAGGCGCTGGTGTCCGACCGCAAGAGCCTGCTGCCGGTGGGCGTGAAGGCGGTGCAGGGCAGTTTCCGGCGCGGTGAGATGGTGGTTTGCGTGGCGCCGGACGGTCGTGAGATCGCCCGCGGTCTGGCCAACTACAGTGCGCTCGAGGCGCAGAAGATCATTGGCCGTCCTTCGGATGACATCGAGCGTCTGCTCGGCTATGTCGATGAGACCGAGCTGGTGCATCGCGACAACCTGATTCTGGTTTAG
- the ribF gene encoding bifunctional riboflavin kinase/FAD synthetase → MQLVRGLHNLRPQHRGCVATIGNFDGVHRGHQAILARLRERSAELGVPSCVVLFEPQPREYFDPSGAPARLSRLRDKLALLAAEGVDRVLCLAFNPRLRELSAAEFVQRVLLDGLGVLHLEVGDDFRFGCDRAGDFAFLAEAAQREGFTVEAAKTVEVDGQRVSSTRVREALASGDFKVAEGMLGRPFRIVGRVLHGQKLGRQLNAPTANVQLKRKRVPLTGVYLVSAEIDGRPWPGVANIGVRPSVAGDGSAHLEVHLLDFAGDLYGRRLTVAFHHKLRDEQRFASLEALKTAIAADIAAARAHWHGQPLK, encoded by the coding sequence ATGCAGCTGGTTCGAGGCCTTCATAATCTGCGGCCCCAGCATCGGGGCTGTGTCGCCACCATCGGTAATTTCGACGGCGTTCATCGTGGCCACCAGGCGATTCTGGCGCGTTTGCGTGAGCGTTCGGCGGAGCTTGGCGTACCGAGCTGCGTGGTGCTGTTCGAGCCGCAACCGCGTGAGTACTTCGACCCCAGCGGTGCACCTGCCCGGTTGAGCCGGCTGCGTGACAAGCTCGCCTTGCTGGCTGCCGAAGGTGTCGACCGCGTGCTGTGCCTGGCCTTCAACCCACGTCTGCGTGAGTTGAGCGCGGCGGAGTTCGTGCAGCGCGTATTGCTCGATGGCCTGGGCGTTCTGCATCTGGAGGTGGGGGACGACTTCCGCTTCGGTTGCGACCGCGCCGGCGATTTCGCCTTTCTGGCCGAAGCCGCGCAACGCGAAGGCTTCACCGTCGAGGCGGCCAAGACCGTGGAAGTCGATGGCCAGCGGGTCAGCAGCACGCGTGTGCGCGAGGCCCTGGCCAGCGGTGATTTCAAGGTCGCCGAAGGCATGCTCGGGCGGCCGTTCCGGATCGTTGGGCGGGTCCTGCACGGGCAGAAGCTCGGTCGCCAGTTGAACGCGCCGACCGCCAACGTGCAGCTCAAGCGCAAGCGCGTACCGCTGACCGGGGTTTACCTGGTCAGCGCCGAGATAGATGGCCGGCCATGGCCAGGCGTCGCCAATATCGGCGTGCGCCCCAGCGTGGCCGGTGACGGGAGCGCCCACCTCGAGGTGCACCTGCTGGATTTTGCCGGCGACCTGTATGGCCGGCGTTTGACGGTGGCATTCCACCACAAGCTGCGCGATGAGCAGCGTTTCGCCTCACTCGAGGCACTGAAGACGGCAATTGCTGCCGATATTGCCGCCGCCCGCGCCCATTGGCACGGCCAACCGCTTAAGTGA
- a CDS encoding polyprenyl synthetase family protein translates to MQPQAFYSVVADDFTAVDGIIRQQLVSRVPLVEKIGDYIISAGGKRLRPLLVLLSGKALGMSDDRLRLLAATIEFLHTATLLHDDVVDMSDMRRGRSTANAQWGNAPSVLVGDFLYSRSFEMMVELGSMPVMKILAKATRVIAEGEVLQLTKIRDASTTEETYMEVIRGKTAMLFEASTQSAAALAEATPEQNEALRTFGDHLGVAFQLVDDLLDYKGDAATLGKNVGDDLAEGKPTLPLIYTMREGQPEQAALVRKAIQKGGLEDLESIRNAVEAAGALDYTANLARDYAERAIACLEVLPPSPYRDALVELSHFAVARTH, encoded by the coding sequence ATGCAACCCCAGGCTTTTTACAGTGTGGTAGCGGATGACTTTACCGCCGTGGACGGCATTATCCGTCAACAGCTGGTTTCCCGCGTCCCGCTGGTCGAGAAGATCGGCGACTACATCATTTCCGCCGGTGGCAAACGCCTGCGCCCGCTGCTCGTGCTGCTCAGCGGCAAGGCACTGGGCATGAGCGACGACCGTCTGCGCCTGCTGGCCGCCACCATCGAGTTCCTGCACACCGCCACCCTGCTGCATGACGATGTGGTCGACATGTCGGACATGCGCCGCGGCCGCAGCACCGCCAACGCACAGTGGGGCAATGCGCCAAGCGTGCTGGTCGGCGACTTCCTCTATTCGCGCTCGTTCGAAATGATGGTCGAACTGGGCTCGATGCCGGTCATGAAGATCCTTGCCAAGGCCACTCGCGTGATCGCCGAAGGCGAGGTGCTGCAGCTGACCAAGATCCGCGACGCCAGCACCACCGAAGAAACCTACATGGAAGTCATCCGCGGCAAGACGGCCATGCTGTTCGAGGCCTCGACCCAGAGTGCCGCAGCGCTGGCCGAAGCCACGCCAGAGCAGAACGAAGCACTGCGCACGTTCGGTGATCACCTGGGCGTGGCCTTCCAATTGGTCGACGACCTGCTCGACTACAAGGGCGATGCAGCCACCCTGGGCAAGAACGTCGGTGACGACCTGGCCGAAGGCAAGCCCACCCTGCCGCTCATCTACACCATGCGCGAAGGCCAGCCGGAGCAGGCGGCACTGGTACGCAAGGCGATTCAGAAGGGTGGCCTGGAAGACCTGGAAAGCATCCGCAATGCCGTGGAAGCGGCCGGTGCCCTGGATTACACCGCCAACCTGGCCCGCGACTACGCCGAACGCGCCATCGCCTGCCTGGAAGTGCTGCCGCCAAGCCCGTATCGCGACGCGCTGGTGGAACTGAGCCACTTTGCCGTAGCCCGCACGCACTGA
- the murJ gene encoding murein biosynthesis integral membrane protein MurJ, whose amino-acid sequence MNLLKSLAAVSSITMLSRILGFVRDTIMARIFGAGIASDAFVVAFKLPNLLRRIFAEGAFSQAFVPILAEYKTQKGEEATRTFVAYVAGQLTLVLALVTLLGVLAAPWIVWASAPGFSDNPERFELTSDLLRVTFPYIFLISLSSFVGALLNTWNRFAVPAFVPTLLNVSMIVFALFLTPYFDPPIMAMGWAVLVGGLLQLLYQLPHLRKIGLLVLPRLNLRDSGVWRVLRQMGPAILGVSVAQISLIINTVFASFLVAGSVSWMYYADRLMELPAGVLGVALGTILLPSLAKTHAAEDPAAYSKLLDWGLRLCVLLALPCALALALLSEPLVVALFQYGKFTAADADMTQRALLAYSVGLLGMLLVKVLAPAFYARQDIRTPVRIAMFTLLMTQVMNVLFVFVIPLAHAGLALAIGLAACLNAGLLFWKLRARGFYQPQPGWGMFASKLLAAMLVMVVVLVGMLWLMPAWSDGNMLQRLLRLGALVAAGALSYFAVLGILGFRLRDFARRSVG is encoded by the coding sequence ATGAATCTTCTCAAGTCGCTGGCCGCGGTCAGTTCCATCACCATGCTGTCGCGCATTCTCGGTTTCGTGCGGGACACCATCATGGCGCGGATCTTCGGGGCGGGCATCGCCTCGGATGCTTTCGTGGTGGCGTTCAAACTGCCCAACCTGTTGCGGCGCATTTTCGCCGAAGGAGCCTTTTCCCAGGCCTTCGTGCCGATCCTGGCGGAGTACAAGACCCAGAAGGGCGAGGAGGCCACGCGTACCTTCGTCGCGTACGTTGCCGGTCAACTGACTCTGGTCCTGGCCCTGGTCACGCTGCTCGGCGTGCTGGCCGCGCCATGGATCGTCTGGGCATCGGCGCCGGGCTTCAGCGACAACCCCGAGCGCTTCGAGCTGACCAGTGACCTGCTGCGGGTGACCTTTCCTTATATATTCCTGATTTCCCTGTCGTCCTTCGTCGGCGCGCTGCTCAACACCTGGAACCGCTTCGCGGTACCGGCTTTCGTGCCGACGCTGCTCAACGTCAGCATGATTGTCTTCGCCCTGTTCCTGACGCCGTATTTCGACCCGCCGATCATGGCCATGGGCTGGGCCGTGCTGGTGGGTGGCCTGCTGCAGCTGCTTTATCAGTTGCCGCACCTGCGCAAGATCGGCCTGCTGGTGCTGCCGCGTCTCAACCTTCGCGATAGCGGCGTGTGGCGTGTGTTGCGGCAGATGGGCCCGGCGATTCTCGGCGTGTCGGTGGCGCAGATCTCCCTGATCATCAACACCGTGTTCGCCTCCTTCCTGGTGGCCGGTTCGGTGTCGTGGATGTATTACGCCGATCGCCTGATGGAACTGCCGGCCGGTGTGCTGGGCGTGGCGCTGGGCACCATCCTGTTGCCGTCGCTGGCGAAGACCCATGCCGCCGAGGACCCCGCCGCCTACTCGAAACTGCTCGACTGGGGCCTGCGCCTTTGCGTTCTGCTGGCGCTACCCTGTGCGCTGGCCCTGGCGCTGCTGTCCGAGCCATTGGTGGTGGCACTGTTTCAGTACGGCAAGTTCACCGCTGCCGACGCCGACATGACCCAGCGCGCCTTGCTCGCCTACTCGGTGGGCCTGCTCGGCATGCTGCTGGTCAAGGTACTGGCCCCGGCGTTCTACGCCCGTCAGGACATCCGTACCCCGGTGCGCATCGCCATGTTCACGCTGCTGATGACGCAGGTGATGAACGTGCTGTTCGTCTTCGTCATTCCCCTGGCCCATGCTGGCCTGGCCCTGGCCATTGGCCTGGCGGCCTGCCTGAATGCCGGGCTGTTGTTCTGGAAGTTGCGCGCGCGCGGTTTCTATCAGCCGCAACCCGGTTGGGGCATGTTCGCCAGCAAGCTGCTGGCGGCGATGCTGGTGATGGTCGTGGTGCTGGTCGGCATGCTGTGGCTGATGCCCGCCTGGAGCGACGGCAACATGCTGCAGCGCCTGCTGCGCCTGGGGGCATTGGTCGCGGCCGGGGCGCTGAGCTATTTCGCGGTGCTGGGCATTCTCGGTTTCCGCCTGCGCGACTTCGCCCGACGTTCGGTCGGCTGA
- a CDS encoding FKBP-type peptidyl-prolyl cis-trans isomerase, which produces MPELNLSTDEARVSYGIGRQLGGQLRDNPPPGVSLEAVLAGLADAFAGQESRVSEAELSASFKVIRDVMQAEAKAKADAAAGAGLAFLAENAKRQGITVLESGLQYEVLTAGEGAKPSRDDSVRTHYHGTLIDGSVFDSSYERGQPAEFPVGGVIAGWTEALQLMGTGSKWRLYVPSELAYGAQGVGSIPPHSVLVFDVELLDIL; this is translated from the coding sequence ATGCCCGAACTCAATCTTTCCACTGACGAAGCACGCGTCAGCTACGGCATCGGCCGCCAACTTGGTGGCCAACTGCGTGACAATCCGCCGCCGGGCGTCAGCCTCGAAGCCGTTCTGGCAGGGCTGGCCGATGCATTCGCTGGTCAGGAAAGCCGTGTCAGCGAAGCCGAGCTGTCGGCCAGCTTCAAGGTAATCCGTGATGTCATGCAGGCCGAAGCCAAGGCCAAGGCCGACGCTGCTGCTGGTGCCGGCCTGGCTTTCCTGGCCGAGAACGCCAAGCGCCAGGGCATCACCGTGCTGGAATCCGGTCTGCAGTACGAAGTACTGACCGCAGGCGAGGGCGCCAAGCCATCGCGTGATGACAGCGTGCGCACTCACTATCACGGCACCCTGATCGACGGCAGCGTATTCGACAGCTCCTACGAGCGCGGCCAGCCGGCCGAATTCCCGGTCGGTGGCGTGATCGCCGGTTGGACTGAGGCCCTGCAACTGATGGGTACCGGCAGCAAATGGCGCCTCTACGTGCCGAGCGAGCTGGCCTATGGCGCCCAGGGCGTTGGCAGCATCCCACCACACAGCGTGCTGGTATTCGATGTCGAGCTGCTCGACATTCTGTAA